Proteins from a single region of Sphingomonas morindae:
- a CDS encoding S1/P1 nuclease, whose protein sequence is MIRIRSALLALLLALLPLSPAAAWWDYGHQMVARIAWAQIRPATRAALQRLLAQSRRLDTPTCPARTLAQASTWPDCVKTLGDRFSYAYAWHYQDFDVCTAFTERGTCPGGQCVTAQIERNQRLLADRTLNPRERLMALIFLVHLVGDLHQPLHAAERDGDQGGNKAKALYGRVPSNLHSIWDGLLAERALTTPPAGVAGLLSAVPPAERAAVVAGRPLDWARESWGIARDTVYPSASGGAPACPAQPGPGHLDEAAIQRLTPLVRAQIAKGGLRLAAMLDAAVAGRVPPRRRGG, encoded by the coding sequence ATGATTCGCATCCGATCCGCGCTGCTCGCCCTGCTGCTTGCCCTGCTGCCGCTTTCGCCGGCGGCGGCCTGGTGGGATTATGGCCACCAGATGGTGGCGCGGATCGCCTGGGCGCAGATCCGCCCCGCCACGCGCGCCGCGCTGCAGCGGCTGCTGGCGCAGTCCCGCCGGCTCGACACGCCGACCTGTCCGGCGCGCACGCTCGCCCAGGCTTCGACCTGGCCGGACTGCGTGAAGACGCTGGGGGACCGGTTCAGCTACGCCTATGCCTGGCACTATCAGGATTTCGACGTCTGCACCGCCTTCACCGAGCGCGGCACCTGCCCCGGCGGCCAGTGCGTGACCGCGCAGATCGAGCGCAACCAGCGGCTGCTCGCGGATCGCACGCTCAACCCGCGCGAGCGGCTGATGGCGCTGATCTTCCTGGTCCATCTCGTCGGCGATCTGCACCAGCCGCTGCATGCCGCCGAGCGCGACGGCGATCAGGGCGGCAACAAAGCCAAGGCGCTGTACGGTCGCGTGCCGAGCAACCTCCATTCGATTTGGGACGGGCTGCTCGCCGAGCGCGCGCTGACGACGCCGCCGGCCGGCGTGGCGGGGCTGCTCTCGGCCGTGCCGCCGGCCGAGCGGGCGGCGGTGGTGGCCGGCCGCCCGCTCGACTGGGCGCGCGAAAGCTGGGGGATCGCGCGCGACACCGTCTATCCCAGCGCGAGCGGCGGCGCGCCCGCCTGCCCGGCGCAGCCCGGCCCGGGCCATCTCGACGAGGCCGCGATCCAGCGCCTCACGCCGCTGGTGCGGGCGCAGATCGCGAAGGGCGGCCTCCGCCTCGCGGCGATGCTCGACGCGGCGGTGGCGGGCCGGGTGCCGCCGCGCCGCCGCGGCGGCTGA
- a CDS encoding isoaspartyl peptidase/L-asparaginase family protein → MAWTVMIHGGSGAMAPGRLSAAEEQGAAAGLRAALAAAAALLEAGGSAVDAVEAAVRVLEDDPHFNAGRGSVFTWEGGIECDAAIMDGRDRRAGAAAGLTATRNPVSLARAVMRDTPHVLLAGAGADAFSRARGAEQAPPDWFATPERRRQLDEIKARPDLPFDSGMKYGTVGAVARDSAGHVAAATSTGGLTAKRWGRIGDSPLIGAGTYADDRAAAISCTGSGEHFIRMGLAHELCARLRLAGATPDAAADAVLAELGQLGGKGGFILVTPRGEACWRFNTPGMYRGRIAADTPAEIAIYR, encoded by the coding sequence ATGGCTTGGACGGTGATGATCCATGGCGGTTCCGGGGCGATGGCGCCCGGCCGGCTCAGCGCCGCGGAGGAGCAGGGCGCCGCCGCCGGGCTGCGGGCCGCGCTGGCCGCCGCCGCCGCGCTGCTAGAGGCGGGCGGCAGCGCCGTGGACGCGGTCGAGGCGGCGGTCCGGGTGCTGGAGGATGATCCGCATTTCAACGCCGGGCGCGGCTCCGTCTTCACCTGGGAGGGCGGCATCGAGTGCGACGCGGCGATCATGGACGGGCGGGATCGCCGCGCCGGCGCCGCCGCCGGGCTGACCGCCACCCGCAATCCCGTCAGCCTGGCGCGCGCGGTGATGCGCGATACGCCGCATGTGCTGCTGGCCGGCGCGGGCGCCGACGCCTTTTCCAGGGCGCGCGGGGCCGAACAGGCGCCGCCGGACTGGTTCGCCACGCCCGAGCGCCGGCGCCAGCTCGACGAGATCAAGGCGCGGCCCGACCTGCCGTTCGATTCGGGCATGAAATACGGCACGGTCGGCGCGGTGGCGCGCGACTCCGCCGGCCATGTCGCGGCGGCCACCTCGACCGGCGGCCTCACCGCCAAGCGCTGGGGCCGGATCGGCGATTCGCCGCTGATCGGCGCCGGCACCTACGCCGATGATCGCGCCGCCGCGATTTCCTGCACGGGATCGGGCGAACATTTCATCCGCATGGGCCTTGCCCACGAACTGTGCGCGCGGCTGCGGCTCGCCGGCGCCACCCCGGACGCGGCGGCGGACGCGGTGCTGGCCGAGCTGGGCCAGCTCGGCGGCAAGGGCGGCTTCATCCTCGTCACGCCCAGAGGCGAGGCGTGCTGGCGGTTCAACACGCCCGGCATGTATCGCGGCCGGATCGCGGCCGATACGCCCGCCGAAATCGCCATCTATCGCTGA
- the ispG gene encoding flavodoxin-dependent (E)-4-hydroxy-3-methylbut-2-enyl-diphosphate synthase → MSLRPWRDITRRQSRQIMVGNVPVGGDAPITVQTMTNTPTPDIRATVDQIRRCEEAGADIIRVSCPDEESSAALRQITRAARVPIVADIHFHYKRALEAADNGAACLRINPGNIGSAARVAEVVRAAKANGCSIRIGVNAGSLEKDLLEKYGEPCPEALVESALDHIKLLQDADFHEYKVAVKASDLFLAVAAYQQLAEAVDCPLHLGITEAGGLIGGTVKSAIGIGSLLWFGIGDTIRVSLSAEPEEEVRVGYEMLKALGIRTRGVRVVSCPSCARQGFDVIRTVEALESRLQHISTPISLSVLGCVVNGPGEARETDIGVTGGGNGKHMIYLSGVTDHTIGDEAMIDHVVKLVEAKAAEIEAASAAATAQAAE, encoded by the coding sequence ATGTCGCTTCGTCCTTGGCGTGACATCACGCGCCGCCAGAGCCGCCAGATCATGGTCGGGAACGTCCCCGTCGGCGGCGATGCGCCGATCACGGTGCAGACCATGACCAACACGCCCACGCCGGACATCCGCGCCACGGTGGACCAGATCCGCCGCTGCGAGGAAGCGGGCGCGGATATCATCCGCGTGTCGTGCCCGGACGAGGAAAGCTCGGCCGCGCTGCGCCAGATCACGCGCGCCGCCCGCGTGCCGATCGTGGCGGATATCCACTTTCACTATAAGCGCGCGCTCGAGGCGGCCGATAACGGCGCGGCCTGCCTGCGGATCAATCCCGGCAATATCGGTTCGGCCGCGCGCGTGGCCGAGGTGGTGCGCGCCGCCAAGGCCAATGGCTGCTCGATCCGGATCGGCGTCAATGCCGGCAGCCTCGAGAAGGATCTGCTCGAAAAATATGGCGAGCCCTGCCCCGAGGCGCTGGTGGAAAGCGCGCTCGATCACATCAAGCTGCTGCAGGACGCCGATTTCCACGAATATAAGGTGGCGGTGAAGGCATCCGACCTGTTTCTCGCCGTGGCCGCCTATCAGCAGCTCGCCGAGGCGGTGGATTGCCCGCTGCACCTCGGCATCACCGAGGCCGGGGGCCTGATCGGCGGCACGGTCAAATCCGCGATCGGCATTGGATCGCTGCTCTGGTTCGGCATTGGCGATACGATCCGCGTCTCGCTCTCGGCGGAGCCCGAGGAGGAGGTGCGCGTCGGCTACGAGATGCTCAAGGCGCTGGGCATCCGCACGCGCGGCGTGCGCGTCGTCTCCTGCCCGTCCTGCGCGCGCCAGGGCTTCGACGTGATCCGCACCGTGGAGGCGCTGGAATCGCGGCTCCAGCACATTTCCACGCCGATCTCGCTCTCGGTGCTGGGCTGTGTCGTCAACGGCCCCGGCGAGGCGCGCGAGACGGATATCGGCGTCACCGGCGGCGGCAATGGCAAGCACATGATCTATCTCTCGGGCGTGACCGATCACACGATCGGCGACGAGGCGATGATCGATCATGTCGTCAAGCTGGTCGAGGCCAAGGCCGCCGAGATCGAGGCCGCCAGCGCGGCGGCGACGGCCCAGGCCGCCGAATGA
- a CDS encoding GNAT family N-acetyltransferase produces MSVHVRRAAPEDVPALLGLVRALAAYERAPDAVEADAAALDRALFGATAHAHALVAERHGRVVGMAIWFLSFSTWTGRPGLYLEDLFVEPEARGLGLGRALFAALAREAVARGCARMDWAVLDWNRPAMDFYERLGAAPKAEWQGWRLEGAALRACAADGGAAA; encoded by the coding sequence ATGAGCGTGCACGTCCGGCGCGCGGCGCCGGAGGATGTGCCCGCCTTGCTCGGCCTCGTCCGCGCGCTCGCCGCCTATGAGCGCGCGCCGGACGCGGTGGAAGCCGATGCCGCGGCGCTCGATCGCGCGCTGTTCGGCGCGACCGCCCACGCCCATGCGCTGGTCGCCGAACGGCATGGCCGCGTCGTCGGCATGGCCATCTGGTTTCTCAGCTTCTCCACCTGGACGGGGCGCCCCGGCCTCTATCTCGAGGATCTTTTCGTCGAGCCCGAGGCGCGCGGCCTCGGGCTGGGCCGCGCGCTGTTCGCGGCGCTGGCGCGGGAGGCGGTGGCGCGCGGCTGCGCGCGGATGGACTGGGCGGTGCTCGACTGGAACCGCCCCGCCATGGATTTCTACGAGCGGCTCGGCGCCGCGCCCAAGGCCGAATGGCAGGGCTGGCGGCTGGAGGGCGCGGCGCTGCGCGCCTGCGCGGCGGACGGTGGCGCCGCCGCCTAG
- a CDS encoding SixA phosphatase family protein, with product MKRLITFRHAKSGWDQPTMRDFDRGLNAKGRRAAATMGRHMRTLGLVFDAVLASPAVRVAETLDAMADGYGRRITPAWDRRLYLATAQTLLEAIQEADDGVETLMIAAHNPGIEELVLLLAGAGGEEELATRGSVEDKYPTAAIAELHFEADRWSAVAPGGGQLIRFVRPRDLDPTLGPERG from the coding sequence ATGAAGCGTCTGATCACCTTCCGCCACGCCAAATCCGGCTGGGACCAGCCGACCATGCGCGATTTCGATCGCGGGCTGAACGCCAAGGGCCGCCGCGCCGCCGCCACCATGGGCCGTCATATGCGGACGCTGGGGCTGGTCTTCGATGCGGTGCTGGCCTCGCCGGCGGTGCGCGTGGCCGAGACGCTGGACGCGATGGCGGACGGCTATGGCCGGCGGATCACCCCCGCCTGGGACCGCCGCCTCTATCTCGCCACCGCGCAGACGCTGCTCGAGGCGATCCAGGAGGCCGATGATGGCGTCGAGACGCTGATGATCGCGGCGCATAATCCCGGGATCGAGGAGCTGGTTCTGCTGCTGGCCGGCGCCGGCGGCGAGGAGGAGCTGGCGACGCGCGGTTCGGTGGAGGATAAATATCCCACCGCCGCGATCGCCGAGCTGCATTTCGAGGCCGATCGGTGGAGCGCGGTGGCGCCGGGCGGGGGCCAGCTGATCCGCTTCGTCCGCCCGCGCGATCTCGATCCGACGCTCGGCCCGGAACGCGGCTAG
- a CDS encoding ATP-dependent DNA helicase has product MLPPVSAALHATHGGIWLAERGAPVRPLARGEAIARAAEQPLVLLNAPLVGQRLGYAELSGLDLLELFAFVHPARFAVPTPAGLARMLGLAPPAGDDVAAATLLDIADALLARTGAADWPERDGAWTVAQALARLRWPWAQQLLARLTMPERSERGLFARLPEWEEAAPRPQPRSVVITPDQAQAALTRLTGQGAEARPGQQAYAAAAVHAFAPRAAEGRPRLLLAEAGTGIGKTLGYLAPAGLWAEAASGSVWVSTYTRALQRQLDKETHRLFPDPAARHAKVAVRKGRENYLCLLNLEDALYGGFAGRAAVLAQLVARWAAYTRDGDMVGGDLPGWLPSLFRRAGATALTDRRGECVYAGCPHYRRCFIERSIRRAEEADIVIANHALVMLLAERRRDEGRALGRIIFDEGHHLHDAADSTFAAALTGQEGIELRRWIVGPERASRGRRRGLAARLADVVSYDEAGAAALDAIIQAAEALPADQWLGRLAEGAPRGPIEALLGAVRQVVLARATAADAGYGIETEVAALDGPVIEAATAASAALEQLMRPMVALGGRLLAVLEEAPDWLDGPARARIEGAAAGLAQRARTLAAWIALLGRLGGAPDPDFVDWLAVDRVEGREFDIGVHRRWLDPGRPLAAAVLAPAQGVLVTSATLTGSGGWDHAEARTGVRHLDAPVERFAVASPFDYAAAAEVLIATDVPRGDPVALAHAYFRLIAASGGGALGLFTAIARLKAVYARIADRLAREGLPLFAQHVDPIDTGTLVDMFRDDPRASLLGTDALRDGIDVPGESLRLVVMEQVPWPRPTVLHAARRAAGGGGSYDDEVVRARLAQGFGRLIRSARDRGQFVLLSSATPSRLLTAFPAGVPIRRLPLDEVVARVASGLPKPVAIGHQASGD; this is encoded by the coding sequence ATGCTTCCTCCTGTTTCCGCCGCGCTCCACGCCACCCATGGCGGCATCTGGCTGGCCGAGCGTGGCGCGCCGGTGCGGCCGCTGGCGCGCGGCGAGGCGATCGCGCGTGCCGCCGAGCAGCCGCTGGTGCTGCTCAACGCGCCTCTGGTCGGCCAGCGCCTGGGCTATGCCGAATTGTCCGGGCTCGATCTGCTCGAGCTGTTCGCCTTCGTGCATCCCGCCCGCTTCGCGGTGCCGACGCCGGCGGGCCTGGCGCGCATGCTCGGGCTCGCGCCGCCGGCCGGCGACGATGTCGCCGCCGCCACGCTGCTCGACATCGCCGATGCGCTGCTGGCCCGTACCGGCGCGGCCGACTGGCCCGAGCGCGACGGCGCCTGGACGGTCGCGCAGGCGCTGGCGCGGCTGCGCTGGCCCTGGGCGCAGCAGCTGCTCGCCCGGCTCACCATGCCCGAGCGCAGCGAGCGCGGGCTGTTCGCGCGGCTGCCCGAATGGGAGGAGGCGGCGCCGCGCCCGCAGCCGCGCAGCGTGGTGATCACGCCCGATCAGGCGCAGGCGGCGCTCACCCGCCTCACCGGCCAGGGTGCCGAGGCGCGGCCGGGGCAGCAGGCCTATGCGGCGGCGGCGGTCCATGCCTTCGCGCCGCGCGCGGCCGAGGGCCGGCCGCGGCTGCTGCTCGCGGAGGCGGGCACCGGCATCGGCAAGACGCTGGGCTATCTCGCGCCCGCCGGGCTCTGGGCCGAGGCGGCGTCGGGCAGCGTCTGGGTCTCCACCTATACGCGCGCGCTCCAGCGCCAGCTCGACAAGGAGACGCACCGGCTCTTCCCCGATCCGGCGGCGCGCCACGCCAAGGTGGCGGTGCGCAAGGGGCGCGAGAATTATCTCTGCCTCCTCAACCTGGAAGACGCGCTCTATGGCGGCTTCGCCGGGCGCGCGGCGGTGCTGGCGCAGCTGGTGGCGCGCTGGGCGGCCTATACGCGCGACGGCGATATGGTGGGCGGCGATCTGCCCGGCTGGCTGCCCAGCCTGTTCCGGCGCGCCGGCGCCACCGCGCTGACCGACCGGCGCGGCGAATGCGTCTATGCCGGCTGCCCCCATTATCGCCGCTGCTTCATCGAGCGCTCGATCCGCCGCGCCGAGGAGGCGGACATCGTGATCGCCAACCATGCGCTGGTGATGCTGCTGGCGGAACGCCGGCGCGACGAGGGGCGCGCGCTCGGGCGGATCATCTTCGACGAGGGCCATCATCTCCACGACGCCGCCGATTCGACCTTCGCGGCGGCGCTGACCGGGCAGGAGGGGATCGAGCTGCGCCGCTGGATCGTGGGGCCGGAGCGCGCCTCGCGCGGGCGGCGGCGCGGGCTGGCGGCGCGGCTCGCCGATGTCGTCTCCTATGACGAGGCGGGCGCGGCGGCGCTCGACGCGATCATCCAGGCGGCCGAGGCGCTGCCCGCCGACCAATGGCTCGGCCGGCTGGCGGAAGGCGCGCCGCGCGGCCCGATCGAGGCGCTGCTCGGCGCGGTGCGGCAGGTGGTGCTGGCCCGCGCCACCGCCGCCGATGCCGGCTATGGCATCGAGACCGAGGTCGCCGCGCTCGACGGGCCGGTGATTGAGGCCGCCACCGCCGCGTCGGCGGCGCTGGAGCAGCTGATGCGGCCGATGGTGGCGCTGGGCGGCCGGCTGCTGGCGGTGCTGGAGGAAGCGCCCGATTGGCTGGACGGGCCGGCGCGGGCGCGGATCGAGGGCGCGGCGGCGGGGCTGGCGCAGCGCGCGCGGACCCTGGCGGCGTGGATCGCGCTGCTCGGCCGGCTGGGCGGCGCGCCCGATCCCGATTTCGTCGACTGGCTGGCGGTGGATCGGGTGGAAGGCCGCGAATTCGACATCGGCGTGCATCGCCGCTGGCTGGATCCGGGCCGGCCGCTCGCCGCCGCGGTGCTCGCGCCGGCGCAGGGCGTGCTGGTGACATCGGCGACGCTCACCGGCAGCGGCGGCTGGGATCATGCCGAGGCGCGCACCGGCGTGCGCCATCTCGACGCGCCGGTGGAACGGTTCGCGGTGGCGAGCCCGTTCGACTATGCCGCCGCCGCCGAGGTGCTGATCGCCACCGACGTGCCGCGCGGCGATCCGGTGGCGCTCGCCCATGCCTATTTCCGCCTGATCGCGGCGAGCGGCGGTGGCGCGCTCGGACTGTTCACCGCGATCGCGCGGCTCAAGGCCGTCTATGCGCGGATCGCGGACCGGCTCGCGCGCGAGGGGCTGCCGCTCTTCGCGCAGCATGTCGATCCGATCGACACGGGCACGCTGGTCGACATGTTCCGCGACGATCCGCGCGCCTCGCTGCTCGGCACCGATGCGCTGCGCGACGGCATCGACGTGCCCGGCGAATCGCTGCGGCTGGTGGTGATGGAGCAGGTGCCCTGGCCGCGGCCGACGGTGCTGCACGCCGCGCGGCGCGCCGCCGGCGGCGGCGGCAGCTATGACGACGAGGTGGTGCGGGCGCGGCTGGCGCAGGGCTTTGGCCGGCTGATCCGCTCGGCGCGCGATCGCGGCCAGTTCGTCCTGCTCTCCTCCGCCACCCCCTCGCGGCTGCTCACCGCCTTTCCCGCCGGCGTGCCGATCCGGCGCCTCCCGCTCGACGAGGTGGTGGCGCGGGTGGCGAGCGGCCTTCCCAAGCCGGTCGCCATCGGGCATCAGGCCTCCGGAGATTGA
- a CDS encoding SPFH domain-containing protein encodes MSMLLPFAVPLILLLIAALKSFGINQEYERAVVFRLGRVIEPKGPGWYWLVPFIDRAQRIDTRTITVALDTQETVTRDGVPVRVNAVLWFRATNPVRVLTVVEQWQRAVLQAAETGLRDAIGQSDLDQLLKDRSAINERLMGMLGRAVAQWGVAIDAVEIKDLDIPEAMQRAIAREAEAIREKRARIIKAEGEREAAQTLADAAATIGTSSGALELRRLQTLSEIGVEHNSTVIALLPVELLEAAKAIGTRASGG; translated from the coding sequence ATGTCGATGCTCCTGCCCTTTGCCGTGCCCCTGATCCTGCTGCTGATCGCCGCGCTGAAAAGCTTCGGCATCAACCAGGAATATGAACGTGCCGTGGTGTTCCGGCTCGGCCGGGTGATCGAGCCCAAGGGGCCCGGCTGGTATTGGCTCGTGCCCTTCATCGATCGCGCGCAGCGGATCGACACGCGCACCATCACGGTCGCGCTCGATACGCAGGAAACGGTGACGCGCGACGGCGTGCCGGTGCGCGTCAATGCCGTGCTCTGGTTCCGCGCCACCAATCCGGTGCGCGTGCTGACCGTGGTGGAGCAATGGCAGCGCGCGGTGCTCCAGGCGGCTGAGACCGGCCTGCGCGACGCCATCGGCCAGTCCGATCTCGACCAGCTGCTCAAGGATCGCAGCGCCATCAACGAGCGGCTGATGGGCATGCTGGGCCGCGCGGTGGCGCAATGGGGCGTCGCGATCGACGCGGTCGAGATCAAGGATCTCGACATTCCCGAGGCGATGCAGCGCGCGATCGCGCGCGAGGCCGAGGCGATCCGCGAGAAGCGCGCGCGGATCATCAAGGCCGAGGGCGAGCGCGAGGCGGCGCAGACGCTGGCCGATGCCGCCGCCACCATCGGCACGAGCAGCGGCGCGCTCGAGCTGCGCCGCCTGCAGACACTGAGCGAGATCGGCGTGGAGCATAACAGCACCGTCATCGCGCTGCTCCCGGTCGAGCTGCTGGAGGCCGCCAAGGCGATCGGCACCCGCGCCAGCGGCGGCTAA